The genomic segment CGACACCTTTAGTGATCTTCTTGGCAAATAACATCATGGGTAAAAATGATTTATTACCAAAACACCATTTATGATCAATACCTAGCGACataaatttgatgaaacttttctcaaatattAATGGGCCCGGATAACATGCAGGTGATAATGCGACGAAATTCTCTAATTTGTCCGCCaatctaaattcatcatcaccgTAAAGAACTTCACCATTAGTTAACCCGTAGAATCCCTGGGTAGTACCTTGAGAATGTGCAATCAAtgttaatttttcatacTGCGTCTTTTCTAAAACGGTATTGACTAACGCCTTCATGTCGAACTTAACCATTTCATGAATATCCCAATCCCATTTTCTCcttttatcatttttaaacTTCGATTTATTCCATTTTGGTTTTAACCCACACCTGTTATTACCTAACCAAATGTCGAATCCTGATTGATGCATGAAGTACGCCAGCGACTTCCTACCACTAGAGGCAAACGAACCACTACTTTGCAAAAGCCCATGTAACATCAGTACTGGATGTAGACTCTTCTCGTCGTCATGTTTCAAATGCCATAAATCAAGAATAAATCCATCGTCAGTTTCCACTTCAAACTCTTCAATGGCAATTCCATATTGGGCGTAGTAGTATTTTAAATTGGGTactaatttcaaatcttcagcAGCAAGGATATCTTGAAATGGAttatcttccaattcttttgttGGTTTACCCTCATAGTTACATTCGTTAAACGTTCTTGCCTCGTCTGGTCTTGTCTCAAAACTAGTTATGGTATGATCAAATTCGATGTTGTTTTCAGGATCCTCCTCTAGGTTTCCTTCATCGTTCaaaggtgatgatgatgaaattgatccacTTCTGTGTGCCCGTGAACCACCTCCACTCGTTGTAGAAGTCGGTCTCTTGATATGAGTTCTTGAACTCCTGGTATCTCTGTAATCATGACGTCTACGAAAATGCACAGTGACAAAATTGTGCCATAGTGCTAGAATTGCGACTGCTGTTAGGAAACAGTTCAATATGATTCCTGAAATCAATTTGTAGTAGATATCTATAAGTATTCTTAACATTGGGAGACCGCTGGACTGCACCACTACTACACTGGCTTGGGAAAGTTTCTATTCAATATTCCTTGTAGTGTTATTTTTGTCTAGGTTTGTTTGTgtacttttttcaatcatTTTCCCTTCGAGGCTCAAAGGTTGAagaacttcaaaagattgCAATTGACGATGCAAATGGCAAAATTAGATAGGGGGAAGAAGTGGGAAAAGATTCCAGAATATGTATCACAAAGAATTTACGGTTGAATTCCCCAAGGATGTTTTACCAGGAGGTGAATTAGAACTGCATAGTGTTCATTTTAACAACAAGATCTTGCTTCAAGTAAGGTATAATGGAGAGATGGATGCCACCTACGAAGTAGTGCCAAGAGGTTTAGAGCCATTACAAAGACCGTTAGCAGGGTTTTCTgtcgatgaagatgatttttCAGGGGACCACATGTCAGATTGGCAAGTCATATGTCGACTAGGTGATAGCAACGATGCACAATTGCCGGTAGTTTGTACACAGATTGGAGAATTGTACCGCAGGGTAATTATACCTAGCAATGTGGACGGATTGTACCAAAACGATGAAATTCAAAGTCGAGGTTTGGTCATTACGATGAGCAGCAAAATGTGGAAGggtaatgataaaaattttgataagTTGATATTTGTTTTAGGAAGCATTAAACAAATGTATAATAgttgaatttaatgaaTGCTTATGTACTATCTATGACTGCCATGTCGAGTACTTGAATCTGCCCGCCTTGTTCACATAAAGATACGAGTTCTCTGTAACTAACTGGATCGATTAAACCCGTCATTGACCAGATTTGGGCATCTGATGAAGTTTCTTCTGTTCCCTTGACgtgatttttcaactgttCGATAGTTTCTGGCTTATTAGCGTTCATTGTCACTTTGACCTTCATTCTGGCTCTCGTGATCGGTATTAATTGAGTTCTGGTTAGAACTTTGATAGCTTCTAATGCTTGTAATTTGGCAGGCTTATTAAGAACTGGactaaatttcaattccacTAAAGCTTTATGGATCATCGATGGTGGGTACCTCTTTTTAGACTTGGGATTGATGCATTTGGCACTTATAATGGTCAACATTTCATTATTAATCTTGTTTATTTCCAACTGTCTTTCCTTCTCTGATAGTTGAATTTCACCCTTGGCTAAGATCTCTTTAATGATCGAATCTTGATCTGTTGTGCCAAAGcatttttgtaaatcttccTTATTTGCAGTATCACCTTTAGAAACGTTGGTGAATACTTGATGGACCTGTAATacttcttctaaatcttttTCGATTCCCTTACGATAGTCTTGAACCTTGTTCTGATAACAtgcaatttcaaatctcttaCGCTCTCTTTTAAGTCTAACTAGTGAAACATTGGTCAGTTTAATTTGACCACTGGGTTGATTGATAGGcatatttttattcttttattattcttttaaGGATTTTTGTTTGGTTTTGTAGTTGAATAGGTTTGACGATATGaataaaaatttgaccTTATCGGTAGATTCTATAAACTTCTAACACATatatttacaaaaggaCATAAAAATTCATAATAACCATACCAATCTCTGCTGAAAAGGAGATATTGCACTGcaatatatatataaaaaaaaaaaaaaataaagggaaaagaaaaaaaaaaaaaagaagttctattttattttaatcAAAGTATCCATCTCTTAGTGAACATATCCATAATAGCGTTGTAATGACCTATAACACCTAGTAAAACGAAGAAATGCCAAAGAGTGTGAGAACAACCCACATAATCAACCCACCATAGAGATTTAAATGAGCCTGCATGATGTTGACAACATTGAGATCTTGGATGTATGGTTGGCTTTTCTCTAAAATGGATATCTCTGTGTTTTGTAACGATATCCAAATCTGTCGATAGTTGCTTTTCAGTTGGAATTGACTTATCTGTTAAAATATCAGTCCTGAATCTTTCGGGGATAAAAGAACCGTAAAAGAAAACACCAATTAGATACCAAACAACAGATTTATTCGTCAAAGGTGTTAGCAAATCGGCTGCATATCTCCAATTGGTTAGAAAAACTAGTCgaataaaagaagaacaaccaACTGTCGCcaaaaggataaaaaatttaattCTTAACGGTCTTGCTTCAGGTCTATCGAATTTTGGTGACCAGTTCATAGACACACCAATGATACCTAGAGCCAGCGAGCATATCATGTAGAACAAAAGtgaaattttgtaatcATACATTGTAACAAACTCCACAGTTAGAATTGATGCGGTAATCAAAATTGTGATACCAGTGTAATCAACACAGGCAAATTTAGAACGTAGCCTTAACAGGTGGGTACCATTAAATGTGTGCCAAAACACTGATGCAAACATACATTTGATAGCGGCTGCCAAGAAAACAGCAACAATACATTTGGCAGGTTTTGGAACTCTATCGGACAACCAAATGTTTGAGTGTGGGAAATGGTAAAAAGCCAAATAAATCAAATAAAGCCCACCTAAAAGATGGGTCCAGATATTGGAGGTCTCATTGTGCCAGCCGTACCAATTTATAATTGATAGAAATGATTTTTTATGAGACGCATAAAATCTGTAACCGTGAATGATATATTTGTTTTCACGGTAGGGAAATGGCAATTGGTAATAGTGTAAATGACATTTATGACCCAATTGGTAAGCAGCTGAATGGTTAAAGTTTCTGATATATGTCTTGACGTCGGTACTGCAAAGTTCACCACCACTAGTAATGGAGCTGGAATGAACcgttggtgatgatgatgatgaattaagACTCCAGCTTAATCTACCGccattattttcatcactgttattttcattaacaACGGTACTACTACCTACAAGGGTATTAGCTTCAGACAACAGTGATATATTTGAATCATTTGGTGTGATTGACTTGCTATCCCTAAGCCTACCATTTTTGTAGGTATTTTTAACTTTTTGAGAAAGTAGATATTCAGGTGTGCTGGATCTTGCGAAAGGTTTTCTTTCATCCTGATCGTAGaaatcatcttcctcttcatctttgtCTTCCCcttcagcttcagcttCGTTTTTCTCGTCTTCCTTCTCGTCATCTTTATTTTTATCTTTACCATTATGGCCTCTACCTATCGCATTTGAAATTGCATTACAATACTTGTTGTTGAAAACCGACACTGAACCAATTTTAACTCTACGTCTTAGCTTGTGAATTGTGTTAAAATTAATAGGTCTCAGCGAAGACAGGGGTGCTTCTGACTGCATACTGCAACAGAGGTTTGGATTTACCAGGAAAGAGGGAAGGAACAGGAGTAGGAgcagaagaattcaaatgtGAGCTTATTTATTTCTTTGCACAAATGAACTGATCCTCAATAATATAGCAGAAGAATATTGAATTTGAGTGGATTTACCGTCGTTATGTTTTGGACGTAATTTGAAGGAACGAATGGCACTGGCCGATAAAATATCGCTATAATTTTGTAGTAAACTGAAGTAAAGTAAACTGAGGTAAAACGAATTGAAGTGTAATCTTTAGAGAAAGGAGAGTGAACTACAGtaggagaaaaaaaaaaaaaaaaaaaaaaaaaaagtagTGTAATGTATTATGCAACCTCTTAATTGATTTCAATCAACAGCTGTCAATCATTGATTAGACATGCTTGTAACTTATCAACGTATCGTTGCACATGCACTACTTACGCcatccatttttttttttctcatgCCTATTCTCGTTCATATTAATTTCCCGTTAGAGAGAAATAGCGTCACTTAGTACGTACTccgaaaaaaaagaaaagaatagGAGAAATTCTCTAGCGCGAAACAAGCACGTGCTTGTGCGGGTAACATTGGTGCCTGTGTTTCATCTTGAAACGCGTTTGTGTCAAATATGGCCGGGTAAATGTTTATATACCGGGTAACAGATTCTCATCACGTGCTCGCAAAAATTGGTGGCGGCGTCGATCCAAAAAACCACATGCAGAGAGTTTAAACTTCATCCATTAAGAGACAAAGCATATTAAGTAACGTTATATTATATTTACACGATTGATTTGGTATTTACGCGAGGCTAGTCTTTTACTTCATTATTTGTTTGGTTATTTGTTTCAATAGTTAACTGATCTTACCGTATTCTCTCATATACTGTCCCTTTCTATACTGCTGTTTGCAGTATTTATACAAATAATACATGTCAGTAATGTCAAACGTGGATCCGTGGTTTGGTACAAGGATAGACGATGATGGTGACAACCATTTGAAGAGCAACAGTGGTAATATGGACGCAGAATTAGCTTCCATTGTGTCTTCACTAAGTGCGCTTTCGAATCCAACtcacaacaacaatagcaacaatagtaataataataataataataccaGTGGAGTTTCAGAACGTCGTGGTAGTGCTCAATTAGGTGGATTTAGAAGACCAAGTCTTGGCTATACCGCAGCTACTGCAACGGCAAGCCCAGTGGGTGCACCTGCGACCACTGCTACGAATCCCTCTgtagcagcagcagcagctgctgctgctgctgcagGCGGTTCTGCAGCTACTACTAGCGATCAGGATTTACTGATGTACTCGACAATGGGTGCTGCTGGAGTTCCGGAAGACGCAGCTTCGAGTCAGTCTAGTTCGCCGATTGTAACGAGAAGAACTGCGCTTTCTGTGGGGACAGCCCCTCCATACAATTCAAGTTATCATCAacatcgtcttcatcatgaTGAAACTACATCACTTTCCGGTCAACATTTTTTTGGTAACAATAATAGAATGAATTTCATGGGACATTATTCAGCTTCCATTGCAGGCCCTATATTGTTTAACCACAATGATGGCAatggtagtagtagtaatagtggtggtggatttttcgaaaaatttggtaaatccCTCATTGAAGGTACAAAGGAATTAGAGAGCGGATCAGATAATGCCACTGATGTTCCAACAGTTCCACAACCAAATGGTTACGAAAATTCGGTTGCAGATAGTCAGAAAAATTTAGTTTCGCCATTACAGGGTATTAGACGTACTTCAGTGACTTCAAACTCAACAGCATCAGAATCTTTGGAACAGTTTACCGATGTGAATAATAAATCTAAGAAGAATATATGGAATGTGGCTAGTGCCCCCATCTTTAAACCAGATACAAATATTAGCGACCAATTTTTAATTCCACcacaacaagaacaacaacatcagcagcaacagcaacagcaacaacaacagcagcaaaCATCTCCGAACCCTTCTCCGTTCACAGCACCTTTTCTGCCACAATTCTTAccttcaacaatttcacctCCGCCAATACCCCCTCCATCCTTGTCTTCAGCGGCTACACCTCCACCCGAGGCTTCTTTGTTACAAAATCCTTACTTGTACTTGGGCAATGATTTGTATCCTGGTATGTctgcaccaccaccaccactgGCGCAAGATCAACCAGTTAATACTTTGCATCCAGTGGTAAGTCCAAATTCAACTGCAACCGCGCAAGGAACGAGACCACCAGTGGGCGCACCGTTGGGGAAACGTAATGTTCAAGGTAAAAATCCATCGAAAAAGCACCAAGCAAATCCCTATTTGGATAGCGCGAATAACCCACCAACAAATACTACTAGTAGTCGAAACATTGGTACATTACCCAATCCCTTCCATAGTAAGACAAATTccaataatggtaataataatcataatggtaataataataataacaataatggtggtggtgccaataacaacaagaggaaaaacAATGGTTCCAATAAGGTGAATTCACCACTGCCAACTAAttctaaattgaaaaatggtcCTAATAGTGGTAAATGGTCAAACTATTATACTGTAAGATCACCAGTTTTAGATGAGTTTAGATCTAATCCAACTGATAAGACTTACAAGATAAAAGATATCGTTGGATATGTATTAGAGTTTTGTCAAGACCAACATGGTTCTAGATTCATCCAGTATGAATTGGCATCAGCATCGCCATCTGAAAGGGAAGTTATCTTCAATGAAATCAGAGATCAAGCTGTGGAATTATCTGATGATGTCTTTGGTAATTATGtcattcaaaaatttttcgaatttgGATCTAAGACTCAAAGGGATATCCTTGTTAATCAatttaaaggaaaaatgCAAGAATTATCGATGCAAATGTATGCATGTCGTGTAATTCAAAGGGCATTAGAATTTATCGAATTAGAGCAAAGAATCGACCTCGTTCAAGAATTATCCACATGCGTTTTAGAAATGATCAAAGATCAAAACGGTAATCATGTGATCCAAAAAGCTATTGAAAGTATACCTATGACTGAATTACCATTTATATTGAATTCACTTGATGGTCAAATATACCACTTATCGACCCATGCATACGGTTGTCGTGTAATTCAAAGATTACTGGAATTTGGTTCCGAAAATGATCAAACTAGAATTTTCCGTGAAATTAAGGATTTCataccatttttgattcaagaCCAGTACGGTAACTATGTGATTCAACATGTTTTACAACAAGATGGCAGTAACTGTCTAAGGGAAATGGCAGAAACAAAGCAAGATATTGTTAACATCGTATCGCAAACTGTAGTGGAATTTTCTAAGCATAAATTTGCCTCAAACGTTGTGGAGAAGGCTATTCTTTATGGTACAAGAGATCAAAGAAGACTGATCATGTCCAAGGTAATGCCATCTGACGAATCCAGTGCTGCTAACTTGGAGGAAAATGCTCCCCTGGTTCTCATGATGCGTGATCAATTTGCCAATTATGTTGTACAAAAATTAGTTGGTGTTTCAGAGGGCGAAGATAAACGACTGATTGTAGTAGCCATTAAATCctatttggaaaaattgaataaatcaGATGCTGTGGGTAACAGAAATTTGGCTAGCGTTGAGAAGTTAGCATCACTAGTGGAAAGCATCACCATTTGATTTTGGTGTActaatattattttttattatttctattgttattattatgaattgaaggaagaagagaaaaaaaaaattacgGTAAATTTTATCGAAGTTTGTTCG from the Zygosaccharomyces rouxii strain CBS732 chromosome B complete sequence genome contains:
- a CDS encoding uncharacterized protein (similar to uniprot|Q07950 Saccharomyces cerevisiae YLR020C YEH2 Steryl ester hydrolase catalyzes steryl ester hydrolysis at the plasma membrane involved in sterol metabolism); protein product: MLRILIDIYYKLISGIILNCFLTAVAILALWHNFVTVHFRRRHDYRDTRSSRTHIKRPTSTTSGGGSRAHRSGSISSSSPLNDEGNLEEDPENNIEFDHTITSFETRPDEARTFNECNYEGKPTKELEDNPFQDILAAEDLKLVPNLKYYYAQYGIAIEEFEVETDDGFILDLWHLKHDDEKSLHPVLMLHGLLQSSGSFASSGRKSLAYFMHQSGFDIWLGNNRCGLKPKWNKSKFKNDKRRKWDWDIHEMVKFDMKALVNTVLEKTQYEKLTLIAHSQGTTQGFYGLTNGEVLYGDDEFRLADKLENFVALSPACYPGPLIFEKSFIKFMSLGIDHKWCFGNKSFLPMMLFAKKITKGVVIIPFMSYIMFNYLFDWNDSLWDRPLRDRHFLFSPVYISNKLMQWWLSPSKHKVSFKNGADIMFPPDKTWLPVENGAPVEKPVKPHLNSTRQNVSDFPHIMMFIPRQDRLINGEKLINHFIQHESHSLFKIWYIDEYSHLDVLWAHDTIERIGRPLVANLRLPKVSNKEATIEQ
- the IRC25 gene encoding Irc25p (similar to uniprot|Q07951 Saccharomyces cerevisiae YLR021W Hypothetical ORF), with amino-acid sequence MYHKEFTVEFPKDVLPGGELELHSVHFNNKILLQVRYNGEMDATYEVVPRGLEPLQRPLAGFSVDEDDFSGDHMSDWQVICRLGDSNDAQLPVVCTQIGELYRRVIIPSNVDGLYQNDEIQSRGLVITMSSKMWKGNDKNFDKLIFVLGSIKQMYNS
- the SDO1 gene encoding guanine nucleotide exchange factor SDO1 (highly similar to uniprot|Q07953 Saccharomyces cerevisiae YLR022C SDO1 Protein required for cell viability) is translated as MPINQPSGQIKLTNVSLVRLKRERKRFEIACYQNKVQDYRKGIEKDLEEVLQVHQVFTNVSKGDTANKEDLQKCFGTTDQDSIIKEILAKGEIQLSEKERQLEINKINNEMLTIISAKCINPKSKKRYPPSMIHKALVELKFSPVLNKPAKLQALEAIKVLTRTQLIPITRARMKVKVTMNANKPETIEQLKNHVKGTEETSSDAQIWSMTGLIDPVSYRELVSLCEQGGQIQVLDMAVIDST
- the IZH3 gene encoding Izh3p (some similarities with uniprot|Q07959 Saccharomyces cerevisiae YLR023C IZH3 Membrane protein involved in zinc metabolism member of the four-protein IZH family expression induced by zinc deficiency deletion reduces sensitivity to elevated zinc and shortens lag phase overexpression reduces Zap1p activity), with amino-acid sequence MQSEAPLSSLRPINFNTIHKLRRRVKIGSVSVFNNKYCNAISNAIGRGHNGKDKNKDDEKEDEKNEAEAEGEDKDEEEDDFYDQDERKPFARSSTPEYLLSQKVKNTYKNGRLRDSKSITPNDSNISLLSEANTLVGSSTVVNENNSDENNGGRLSWSLNSSSSSPTVHSSSITSGGELCSTDVKTYIRNFNHSAAYQLGHKCHLHYYQLPFPYRENKYIIHGYRFYASHKKSFLSIINWYGWHNETSNIWTHLLGGLYLIYLAFYHFPHSNIWLSDRVPKPAKCIVAVFLAAAIKCMFASVFWHTFNGTHLLRLRSKFACVDYTGITILITASILTVEFVTMYDYKISLLFYMICSLALGIIGVSMNWSPKFDRPEARPLRIKFFILLATVGCSSFIRLVFLTNWRYAADLLTPLTNKSVVWYLIGVFFYGSFIPERFRTDILTDKSIPTEKQLSTDLDIVTKHRDIHFREKPTIHPRSQCCQHHAGSFKSLWWVDYVGCSHTLWHFFVLLGVIGHYNAIMDMFTKRWIL
- the PUF3 gene encoding mRNA-binding protein PUF3 (some similarities with uniprot|Q02601 Saccharomyces cerevisiae YLL013C PUF3 member of the PUF protein family which is named for the founding members PUmilio and Fbf) codes for the protein MSVMSNVDPWFGTRIDDDGDNHLKSNSGNMDAELASIVSSLSALSNPTHNNNSNNSNNNNNNTSGVSERRGSAQLGGFRRPSLGYTAATATASPVGAPATTATNPSVAAAAAAAAAAGGSAATTSDQDLLMYSTMGAAGVPEDAASSQSSSPIVTRRTALSVGTAPPYNSSYHQHRLHHDETTSLSGQHFFGNNNRMNFMGHYSASIAGPILFNHNDGNGSSSNSGGGFFEKFGKSLIEGTKELESGSDNATDVPTVPQPNGYENSVADSQKNLVSPLQGIRRTSVTSNSTASESLEQFTDVNNKSKKNIWNVASAPIFKPDTNISDQFLIPPQQEQQHQQQQQQQQQQQQTSPNPSPFTAPFLPQFLPSTISPPPIPPPSLSSAATPPPEASLLQNPYLYLGNDLYPGMSAPPPPLAQDQPVNTLHPVVSPNSTATAQGTRPPVGAPLGKRNVQGKNPSKKHQANPYLDSANNPPTNTTSSRNIGTLPNPFHSKTNSNNGNNNHNGNNNNNNNGGGANNNKRKNNGSNKVNSPLPTNSKLKNGPNSGKWSNYYTVRSPVLDEFRSNPTDKTYKIKDIVGYVLEFCQDQHGSRFIQYELASASPSEREVIFNEIRDQAVELSDDVFGNYVIQKFFEFGSKTQRDILVNQFKGKMQELSMQMYACRVIQRALEFIELEQRIDLVQELSTCVLEMIKDQNGNHVIQKAIESIPMTELPFILNSLDGQIYHLSTHAYGCRVIQRLLEFGSENDQTRIFREIKDFIPFLIQDQYGNYVIQHVLQQDGSNCLREMAETKQDIVNIVSQTVVEFSKHKFASNVVEKAILYGTRDQRRLIMSKVMPSDESSAANLEENAPLVLMMRDQFANYVVQKLVGVSEGEDKRLIVVAIKSYLEKLNKSDAVGNRNLASVEKLASLVESITI